One Jeotgalicoccus saudimassiliensis DNA window includes the following coding sequences:
- a CDS encoding pyrimidine-nucleoside phosphorylase, whose translation MRMVDIIANKRDNKELTKEEIEFFINGYTKGDIPDYQASALLMAIYFNDMTPEESANLTMAMVNSGDQIDLSAIDGIKVDKHSTGGVGDTTTLVLAPLVAALDVPVAKMSGRGLGHTGGTIDKLEALKGFHVELTQDDFANLVNKDKVAVIGQSGNLTPADKLIYALRDVTATVNSIPLIASSIMSKKIAAGADAIVLDVKVGDGAFMKTEEDAVALAEAMVQIGNNVGRRTMAIISSMEEPLGYAVGNANEVKEAIDTLKGEGPKDLTELSLALGAQMAVVGGKAKDLEEARTMLEAVIKDGSALEKFKVFVNNQGGDGSLVDNPENLPQAEYHYDVTSDEEGYVEVIDAENIGVAASILGAGRQTKEDEIDLAVGIVLEKKVGDYVNKGDVIAKIASNTEDVDSVVQKITDSYHLGKEQKKTELIKRIITA comes from the coding sequence ATGAGAATGGTAGACATTATCGCTAACAAGCGTGACAACAAAGAACTGACAAAAGAAGAAATTGAATTCTTCATTAATGGATATACAAAAGGAGATATTCCTGACTATCAGGCATCTGCTTTATTAATGGCAATTTACTTTAACGATATGACGCCTGAGGAATCTGCCAACCTGACGATGGCGATGGTTAATTCGGGAGATCAGATTGATTTATCAGCAATCGACGGTATTAAAGTGGATAAACATTCTACAGGCGGTGTCGGCGATACGACGACATTAGTACTTGCACCGCTCGTTGCTGCACTTGACGTTCCGGTTGCAAAAATGAGCGGACGCGGACTTGGACATACAGGCGGAACTATCGATAAGCTTGAGGCATTAAAAGGATTCCACGTCGAACTGACTCAGGACGACTTTGCAAACCTTGTTAACAAAGACAAAGTTGCGGTTATCGGTCAGTCGGGGAACCTGACGCCTGCGGATAAATTAATCTACGCGTTGCGTGACGTTACGGCAACGGTAAACTCAATTCCGCTTATCGCAAGTTCAATCATGAGTAAGAAAATTGCTGCGGGTGCAGATGCAATCGTACTTGACGTTAAAGTCGGAGACGGTGCATTTATGAAAACTGAAGAAGATGCAGTTGCCCTTGCTGAAGCAATGGTACAGATCGGTAACAATGTCGGCCGCCGTACGATGGCTATTATTTCGAGCATGGAAGAGCCGCTGGGTTATGCTGTCGGGAATGCTAATGAAGTCAAAGAAGCTATCGATACGCTGAAAGGCGAGGGGCCAAAAGATTTAACAGAATTATCATTAGCGCTTGGTGCACAGATGGCTGTTGTCGGCGGTAAGGCGAAAGATCTTGAGGAAGCACGCACGATGCTGGAAGCGGTAATTAAAGACGGCAGTGCTTTGGAAAAATTCAAAGTGTTCGTTAACAATCAGGGGGGCGACGGTTCATTAGTTGATAATCCTGAAAACCTGCCGCAGGCAGAATATCATTACGATGTGACTTCTGATGAAGAAGGATATGTTGAAGTTATCGATGCGGAAAATATCGGTGTTGCAGCATCGATTCTCGGTGCCGGACGTCAGACGAAAGAAGATGAAATCGATCTTGCTGTCGGAATTGTACTTGAGAAAAAAGTCGGCGACTATGTTAACAAAGGCGATGTGATTGCTAAAATTGCATCGAACACAGAAGACGTGGACAGCGTTGTTCAAAAGATTACCGACAGCTACCACCTGGGTAAAGAGCAGAAGAAGACAGAACTCATTAAACGCATTATTACTGCATAA
- a CDS encoding metal ABC transporter ATP-binding protein — protein MIEHAISTKNLSVAYSDKPVIWKLDIDVEKGSRTAIVGPNGAGKSTLIKAIMKLVKPVSGESAVSGSTHKSALKEVAYVPQKGEVNWDFPATVFDVVLMGRYVHKGLFKRPNKQDKEIALQALKTMKMTQFKERQISELSGGQRQRVFLARAIAHDANIYIMDEPLQGIDITTEKLIIDTMKKLQADGKTFLVVHHNLNTVPDYFNRVIILNKEIIAAGPVEDVWTEDNINAAYYEKSDEPWTS, from the coding sequence ATGATTGAACATGCAATCAGTACAAAAAATCTGAGCGTGGCTTACAGCGATAAACCGGTGATCTGGAAACTGGATATCGATGTTGAAAAAGGCAGCCGAACAGCAATTGTCGGTCCGAACGGCGCCGGAAAATCCACATTGATTAAAGCGATTATGAAATTAGTCAAACCTGTCTCAGGTGAATCTGCGGTTTCAGGCAGCACGCATAAATCTGCGCTTAAGGAAGTGGCTTACGTACCGCAAAAAGGTGAAGTGAACTGGGATTTCCCTGCCACCGTTTTTGATGTCGTGCTTATGGGCCGATATGTTCATAAAGGATTATTCAAACGTCCGAATAAACAGGATAAAGAGATTGCGCTTCAGGCACTTAAGACGATGAAGATGACACAGTTTAAAGAACGGCAGATTTCAGAGCTCTCCGGCGGACAGCGCCAGCGTGTCTTTTTAGCACGTGCCATTGCGCATGATGCGAACATTTATATTATGGACGAACCGCTTCAGGGGATTGATATTACGACAGAAAAACTGATTATCGACACGATGAAGAAACTGCAGGCTGATGGCAAGACGTTTTTAGTCGTGCACCATAACCTGAATACAGTACCCGACTATTTTAACCGGGTCATTATATTAAATAAGGAAATTATCGCAGCCGGTCCGGTGGAAGACGTCTGGACAGAAGATAATATTAATGCGGCATATTATGAAAAGAGTGATGAGCCATGGACATCCTGA
- a CDS encoding metal ABC transporter permease — MDILTSYSFLIVAIGTVILSAAAGIVGSISVIKGQSLIGDAIGHATFPGVVLAFMLFNVMETSVLVIGAVLFGIIAFQLIHVITDFSKITLDSALALVLSGFFGLGMALKSYVQGNPNFSGTQGIDDFIFGQAAYMLKSDVYLIIAASVISLVLFFFYYQQLRIYTFDPIYARTVGISIRFMNVLVLAVTIMLIAVGLKAVGAVLIVNILIAPAVTGTLWSNKFMTVLIIAAVSGGMSAFIGTYISTALTGIATGPAIILALSICVIFSMLFAPKGIFAKQSRLRKLGEAA, encoded by the coding sequence ATGGACATCCTGACAAGTTATTCTTTTCTGATTGTCGCAATCGGCACCGTTATTTTATCTGCAGCGGCAGGTATCGTCGGTTCAATCAGTGTTATTAAAGGACAGAGCTTAATCGGTGATGCGATTGGCCATGCAACATTTCCCGGTGTCGTGCTCGCATTTATGCTGTTTAACGTCATGGAAACTTCCGTGCTTGTTATCGGCGCTGTGCTGTTTGGGATTATCGCTTTTCAGCTGATTCATGTCATTACCGATTTTTCCAAAATTACATTAGACAGTGCACTTGCATTAGTACTATCCGGATTTTTCGGACTCGGCATGGCATTGAAAAGTTACGTACAGGGCAATCCGAATTTCAGCGGTACACAGGGAATCGATGATTTTATTTTCGGCCAGGCTGCATATATGTTAAAAAGCGACGTGTATTTAATTATCGCAGCGTCTGTTATCAGTCTCGTGCTCTTTTTCTTTTATTATCAGCAGCTCAGAATTTATACGTTTGATCCGATATACGCCCGCACTGTCGGCATCAGCATCAGATTTATGAATGTGCTTGTGCTCGCTGTGACAATTATGCTGATTGCGGTCGGTTTGAAAGCGGTCGGCGCTGTGCTGATCGTTAATATATTAATTGCACCCGCGGTTACCGGCACGCTGTGGTCGAATAAGTTTATGACCGTATTGATTATCGCGGCAGTTTCCGGCGGGATGTCGGCATTTATCGGCACATATATTTCGACAGCTTTAACCGGCATCGCAACAGGACCTGCAATTATACTTGCGCTCAGCATATGTGTGATTTTCTCCATGCTGTTTGCGCCTAAAGGCATTTTTGCTAAACAGAGCCGTTTAAGAAAGCTGGGTGAAGCCGCATGA
- the proC gene encoding pyrroline-5-carboxylate reductase, with the protein MKIVFFGAGNMASAIFTGMIEKGVVKPDDIYITSKSNRVAAMEFKEELGVKVSYDDAELCRDADYIILASKPQNFSDVAKRLRPYLEKKTKLVSVMAGIHIAAIQEETGMENPVARIMPNTNAMVQYSVNGIAFSDDFSDRDELIELMASFGKNVVVGEEGMDNITAATGSGPAFLYYIYEMYAKSLEELGFSKEDADKLTRNLVIGTGKTLAERPESFEKLRTDITSKAGTTEAGLNTLSDSTIQEIIFATLGSARDRSKKLSER; encoded by the coding sequence ATGAAAATAGTATTTTTTGGCGCAGGTAATATGGCCAGTGCAATATTTACAGGAATGATTGAAAAAGGTGTCGTCAAACCAGACGATATTTATATTACGAGCAAATCGAACCGCGTCGCAGCGATGGAGTTTAAAGAAGAACTTGGCGTAAAGGTTTCATATGACGATGCAGAATTGTGCAGGGATGCAGATTACATCATCCTTGCAAGCAAACCGCAAAACTTCAGTGATGTAGCAAAACGTCTTCGTCCGTATCTTGAGAAAAAGACGAAACTGGTTTCTGTAATGGCCGGTATTCATATTGCAGCAATCCAGGAAGAAACAGGCATGGAAAATCCGGTGGCAAGAATTATGCCGAATACCAATGCGATGGTTCAGTATTCTGTTAACGGTATCGCGTTTTCCGATGATTTCAGTGACAGAGATGAACTGATTGAACTGATGGCGAGTTTCGGTAAAAATGTTGTTGTCGGCGAAGAAGGCATGGATAACATTACGGCGGCTACGGGATCGGGACCTGCATTTCTCTACTATATATATGAAATGTATGCGAAAAGCCTTGAAGAGCTTGGTTTTTCAAAAGAAGATGCGGATAAGCTGACAAGAAATCTTGTTATCGGTACAGGGAAAACATTGGCGGAACGTCCCGAGTCATTTGAAAAACTGCGTACGGATATTACATCCAAAGCCGGAACGACTGAAGCGGGTCTTAATACGCTGAGCGATTCGACGATACAGGAAATTATTTTTGCGACACTCGGCAGTGCGAGAGACCGCAGTAAAAAATTAAGTGAACGATAA
- a CDS encoding SDR family NAD(P)-dependent oxidoreductase, giving the protein MQDLHGKNALVTGGSRGIGLKTAQALADNGVNVAIAGRNNDSLKDALLTLEKKDVKAIAISGDVSVKEDVQNIVAEVIADFGQIDILINNAGIMGNGSFFDDNEEMFRQMLDVNVFGMYYMMKEVLPHMKEQNSGDVVNIASVSGLRSSAGSALYSATKHAVIGLTEGVMREVRKNNIRVQYLTPSAVLTDLIGTPSLDPETMTHPEDIADIIVNQLKIHPRTFVKNSEMWATNPQSAE; this is encoded by the coding sequence ATGCAGGATTTACATGGGAAAAATGCTTTGGTTACCGGCGGCTCAAGAGGAATCGGTTTAAAAACCGCTCAGGCACTGGCAGATAACGGCGTTAACGTTGCAATCGCCGGGCGTAATAACGACTCTTTAAAGGACGCGCTTTTAACATTGGAGAAAAAAGATGTGAAAGCGATTGCCATAAGCGGCGATGTTTCTGTTAAAGAAGATGTACAGAATATCGTTGCCGAAGTAATAGCAGATTTCGGGCAAATCGATATACTGATTAATAATGCGGGGATTATGGGAAACGGCAGTTTCTTCGATGATAATGAAGAGATGTTCCGCCAGATGCTCGATGTCAACGTGTTCGGTATGTACTATATGATGAAAGAAGTTCTTCCTCATATGAAAGAACAGAATTCAGGCGATGTTGTTAATATCGCATCAGTATCGGGACTCCGTTCATCAGCAGGCAGCGCATTGTATTCAGCAACTAAACATGCCGTCATCGGATTAACTGAAGGTGTGATGCGTGAAGTGCGCAAGAACAATATCCGTGTACAGTATTTAACACCATCGGCAGTGCTGACAGATTTAATCGGTACGCCGTCACTCGATCCTGAAACGATGACTCACCCTGAAGATATTGCTGATATTATCGTCAATCAGCTGAAAATTCATCCGCGTACGTTCGTTAAGAACAGCGAAATGTGGGCGACTAACCCGCAGAGTGCGGAGTAA
- a CDS encoding amidohydrolase, translating into MATLFYNGTIYTMTEEMNTVNAVLIHNGKVEKTGKYEELETEANAFVDLDGKTMMPALTDVHQHLVMIGKKLELLALDDVTDIDEMKQQVKAFKTNRTWNNILGYDENNFEDQYKITMQELDELTDKPTLITRICAHAGVVNKKAFDALNITKDTPDPEGGYFERDENGELTGWVYDKAFEEMRAATVEDTVESLGEDIARGVKYLQSLGIANSHTEDLAYYGDFNVPLDAYLNTLGEDALKFRVNLLTHEQVYEDVVAADKTYKENFVERDAMKIFADGAFGAKTALVSEPYVDSTDKGLQIHTVEKLERMVQTARSNNDAVAVHMIGDRAIEMVLDAIEKYPVPEGKHDRLIHISLLRPDLIERIAKLPVVCDIQPTFLTSDMPWVADYVGEERAKYLYPFKTLLDKGVIMGGSSDAPIEKVNPFLGIHALITREDNGAVYNADEIIPRYDAFKMYTVEAAKIVYRENVQGKIAEGYFADFIVLDRDVMTVTPEELKETKVLKTIIDGDTVFEL; encoded by the coding sequence ATGGCGACATTATTTTATAACGGTACTATTTATACGATGACTGAAGAAATGAATACGGTGAACGCTGTATTAATACATAACGGAAAAGTTGAAAAGACAGGGAAGTACGAAGAACTGGAAACAGAGGCGAATGCATTTGTCGACCTGGATGGCAAAACGATGATGCCGGCATTAACTGACGTGCATCAGCACCTCGTAATGATCGGTAAAAAACTGGAGCTTCTTGCTCTCGATGATGTGACGGATATCGATGAGATGAAACAGCAGGTTAAAGCATTTAAAACAAACCGTACATGGAATAATATTCTCGGATACGATGAAAATAACTTTGAAGACCAGTACAAAATCACCATGCAGGAACTCGATGAACTGACAGATAAACCGACGCTGATTACGCGTATTTGTGCCCATGCAGGGGTGGTGAACAAAAAAGCGTTTGATGCGCTGAACATTACGAAGGATACTCCGGACCCGGAAGGCGGATATTTTGAACGTGATGAGAACGGTGAACTGACAGGGTGGGTGTACGATAAAGCATTCGAAGAGATGCGTGCGGCAACGGTGGAAGATACTGTCGAGTCACTTGGTGAAGACATTGCACGCGGTGTGAAATATTTACAGTCGCTCGGCATCGCGAATTCACACACAGAAGATCTTGCGTATTACGGGGACTTCAATGTGCCGCTTGATGCATATTTAAATACGCTTGGTGAAGATGCGCTGAAATTCAGGGTTAACCTGCTGACGCATGAACAGGTATATGAAGATGTCGTTGCAGCGGATAAAACATATAAAGAAAACTTCGTAGAACGCGACGCGATGAAAATTTTCGCAGACGGTGCGTTTGGAGCGAAGACAGCACTGGTCAGCGAACCATATGTGGATTCAACTGATAAAGGACTGCAGATTCATACGGTGGAGAAACTGGAGCGGATGGTTCAGACTGCACGTTCAAATAATGATGCAGTCGCAGTTCATATGATTGGTGACCGTGCGATTGAAATGGTGCTGGATGCGATTGAGAAATATCCGGTGCCGGAAGGAAAGCATGACCGCCTGATTCATATCAGTCTGCTTCGTCCCGACTTAATCGAACGTATTGCAAAACTTCCGGTTGTCTGTGATATTCAGCCGACATTCCTGACTTCAGATATGCCGTGGGTAGCAGACTATGTGGGGGAAGAGCGGGCGAAATATCTCTATCCGTTTAAAACGCTTCTCGACAAAGGAGTAATTATGGGCGGTTCATCCGATGCACCGATTGAAAAGGTGAATCCGTTCCTCGGCATTCATGCACTCATTACCCGCGAAGATAATGGTGCGGTATATAATGCGGATGAAATTATCCCGAGATATGATGCATTTAAAATGTATACCGTTGAAGCGGCTAAAATTGTCTACAGGGAAAATGTCCAGGGGAAAATCGCTGAAGGATATTTTGCGGACTTTATCGTGCTGGACAGAGACGTCATGACAGTGACACCTGAAGAGCTGAAAGAAACGAAAGTATTAAAAACAATTATCGACGGTGACACAGTTTTTGAATTGTAA
- a CDS encoding metal ABC transporter permease — translation MIEVFLVLLVTAFASSLLGVFLVLKGQAMTTDAISHTILLGIVIAFFITNDLRSPLLIVGAAVIGLITVYLIELVTSSGMMKQDAAIGIVFTALFAGAVILVSRYADDVHLDIDVVLMGQVLFAPLNRIDILGVSLPYALVQLTVVLIINVLFVLIFYKELKVTSFDPVYAAAAGISTTLIYYLLMTLVSVTAVTAFDAVGSILVISFFVAPAITAYLVTKRLSHMIWLTLITAAFNSLTGCTFGYFTDISISGSVASVSLMTFLAVFFFNKNGWIRKTLKSRRMLREI, via the coding sequence ATGATCGAAGTATTTTTAGTGCTTTTAGTGACCGCTTTCGCCTCCAGTCTGCTCGGCGTGTTTCTTGTGTTAAAAGGACAGGCCATGACAACCGATGCCATCAGTCATACGATACTGCTCGGCATCGTTATCGCATTTTTCATTACTAATGATTTACGCTCACCGCTGTTAATTGTCGGAGCGGCAGTTATCGGGCTGATTACTGTTTATCTGATAGAACTCGTTACGTCATCCGGTATGATGAAACAGGACGCTGCAATTGGCATTGTTTTTACTGCTTTGTTTGCAGGCGCAGTTATTTTAGTTTCGCGCTATGCAGATGATGTTCATCTTGATATCGATGTCGTGCTGATGGGCCAGGTATTATTCGCACCTTTAAACAGAATAGATATTCTTGGTGTGAGTCTGCCTTACGCGCTCGTACAGCTGACTGTTGTATTGATTATTAATGTACTGTTCGTGCTGATATTTTATAAAGAACTCAAAGTCACGAGCTTTGACCCGGTTTATGCTGCAGCTGCCGGAATCAGTACAACGCTGATTTATTATCTGCTGATGACACTCGTATCCGTTACAGCGGTAACAGCATTTGATGCAGTGGGCTCCATTCTCGTTATAAGCTTTTTTGTCGCACCGGCAATTACTGCTTACCTTGTCACCAAACGTTTATCCCACATGATTTGGCTGACACTGATTACTGCAGCATTCAACAGTCTCACCGGCTGCACGTTTGGATACTTTACCGATATTTCAATATCCGGCAGTGTAGCGTCCGTTTCACTTATGACGTTTTTAGCAGTGTTCTTTTTTAATAAAAACGGCTGGATTAGGAAAACTTTAAAATCACGCCGTATGCTCCGGGAAATTTAA
- the trhA gene encoding PAQR family membrane homeostasis protein TrhA has product MAEDSNSGRSKYGKEEVTTRIERTLRNVVPLTFGEEVGNAVSHGVAAIIFIFLLPFTAVYMYEADGVAHAVGGSIFVISMLLMFLTSTLYHSMEHNTNHKYVMRLLDHSFIFVAIAGTYTPIAVSVVGGTFGIVILVLQWAATIFGILYKVLAPVVNEKVSLAFYLIMGWSAVAFIPSIISETSWVFIGLIILGGLAYTAGAWFYAQKTRKYFHMIWHFFIIIAAICHYTAIVFYI; this is encoded by the coding sequence ATGGCAGAGGACTCAAATTCAGGGCGCAGCAAATACGGTAAAGAAGAAGTAACAACGAGAATAGAACGTACATTGAGAAATGTAGTGCCGCTCACTTTTGGTGAAGAGGTGGGCAATGCGGTGAGTCACGGTGTCGCAGCGATAATATTTATATTCCTGCTGCCGTTCACTGCTGTTTATATGTACGAAGCGGACGGAGTAGCACACGCAGTCGGCGGTTCGATATTCGTCATCAGTATGCTGTTAATGTTTTTGACATCGACGCTTTATCATTCGATGGAACACAACACGAATCATAAGTATGTCATGCGTCTTTTGGATCACAGCTTTATTTTTGTGGCTATCGCAGGAACGTATACGCCGATAGCTGTATCTGTCGTCGGCGGCACGTTCGGCATCGTTATACTGGTTCTCCAGTGGGCTGCGACAATTTTCGGCATTTTGTATAAAGTGCTGGCTCCTGTCGTGAATGAAAAAGTCAGTCTCGCATTTTATTTAATTATGGGCTGGTCTGCTGTTGCATTCATACCTTCTATTATAAGTGAAACTTCCTGGGTCTTTATCGGACTTATAATACTCGGCGGACTGGCATACACTGCAGGTGCATGGTTTTATGCTCAGAAAACCCGTAAATATTTCCATATGATCTGGCACTTCTTTATTATTATTGCGGCAATATGTCACTATACAGCGATTGTTTTTTACATCTGA
- a CDS encoding metal-dependent transcriptional regulator translates to MSPTKEDYLKVLFELGAWKIQVPNKEIAERLSISPPTVTEMMNSLVKAGWVEYTPYKGSMLSEAGAEYAKRLIRKHRLWEVFLVKNLDFNIDEVHNEAEVLEHSTSDILADQLEKYLGYPEHCPHGGAIPLELMDTQEKISIRLSDIKNDDIVSVVRMLNEEKLVQHFKRANLNINDNIQITERDKTLDLLYITNHTTGENIELSRTIAQYLFVVNQSE, encoded by the coding sequence ATGAGCCCAACAAAAGAAGATTATTTAAAGGTGCTGTTTGAACTTGGAGCTTGGAAAATCCAGGTGCCGAATAAAGAAATAGCCGAACGGCTGAGTATCTCTCCGCCGACGGTAACCGAAATGATGAACAGTCTTGTTAAAGCAGGCTGGGTGGAATACACACCGTATAAAGGGAGCATGCTGTCAGAAGCAGGTGCCGAATATGCGAAAAGGCTGATTCGAAAACACCGCTTATGGGAAGTGTTTCTCGTTAAAAATCTCGATTTCAATATCGATGAGGTCCACAACGAAGCTGAGGTTCTGGAACACTCGACGAGTGATATTCTTGCCGATCAGCTGGAAAAATATTTAGGCTATCCGGAACACTGCCCTCATGGCGGTGCGATACCTCTGGAGCTGATGGATACACAGGAAAAAATATCGATTCGTTTATCGGATATTAAAAACGACGATATCGTTAGCGTGGTGAGAATGTTAAATGAAGAGAAACTCGTGCAGCACTTTAAACGTGCCAATCTGAACATCAATGACAACATTCAAATTACCGAGCGCGATAAAACCCTTGATTTACTGTACATTACAAACCACACGACCGGTGAGAACATTGAATTAAGCCGGACGATTGCGCAATACCTTTTTGTAGTTAATCAGAGTGAGTGA
- a CDS encoding metal ABC transporter solute-binding protein, Zn/Mn family yields MKKILLLTLTMFFLTGCSNETAADNDKPKLAVTTTFINDMVAVLEDDVDGFNTEMIIPAGEDPHVYEPKASNLRVLGNADVTLYHGLNFEGRMTDVLTEGVSITEGFRYENLGEMEEEDGTVADPHFWFDIELYKQAFTAVKETLAEHNPDDAELYEKNYEAYITELDKLNQFVTDRINEIPEDSRMLITPHDAFGYLESSYDIEVHAPQGFSTDSEVSNNQIQATAELITDNNIKSIFVETTTNSDRMIRLQEIVSSQGGDVEVISGKDKELLSDSLAPEGSPGDTYLTMYRHNINIIADHLK; encoded by the coding sequence ATGAAGAAGATACTTTTACTGACATTAACAATGTTTTTCCTTACTGGATGCAGCAATGAAACAGCAGCTGATAACGATAAACCGAAGCTCGCGGTAACGACGACGTTTATCAATGACATGGTTGCTGTTTTGGAAGATGATGTGGACGGCTTTAATACAGAAATGATTATTCCTGCCGGCGAAGATCCACACGTTTATGAGCCGAAAGCGAGTAATCTCCGTGTACTTGGTAATGCAGATGTAACGCTTTATCACGGCTTAAACTTTGAAGGAAGAATGACAGATGTTTTAACTGAAGGCGTTTCTATTACTGAAGGTTTCCGCTATGAAAACCTCGGGGAGATGGAGGAAGAAGACGGCACAGTTGCAGATCCGCATTTCTGGTTCGATATCGAATTATATAAACAGGCATTCACTGCTGTTAAAGAAACGTTAGCCGAACATAACCCCGATGATGCTGAGCTGTATGAGAAAAATTATGAGGCTTATATTACAGAACTGGATAAATTAAACCAGTTCGTTACTGACCGGATTAATGAAATTCCCGAAGACTCGCGAATGCTGATTACGCCTCACGATGCTTTCGGCTACCTTGAGAGCAGCTATGATATCGAGGTGCATGCACCGCAGGGGTTCTCTACGGACAGCGAAGTGTCGAATAATCAGATTCAGGCAACTGCAGAGCTGATTACGGACAATAATATTAAATCAATTTTTGTTGAAACGACGACGAATTCCGACCGCATGATCCGCCTGCAAGAAATCGTCAGCTCACAGGGCGGCGACGTTGAAGTCATCAGCGGTAAAGACAAAGAACTGCTGTCTGATTCACTCGCACCGGAAGGCAGTCCCGGCGATACGTACTTAACGATGTACCGCCACAACATTAATATTATTGCCGACCATTTAAAATAA
- a CDS encoding UTP--glucose-1-phosphate uridylyltransferase, translating into MIEKWIPQYSKLEKDKQNEVKEQFDALDIKAIERVYDETYVNKTEVDLSSVEEVPYVLKSDLDIDALSESAESAVHNGEVAVVLMAGGQGTRLEHPGPKGTFSFDGVSLFELQARQILKYQTDSGELKVHWYIMTSDINHEETLQFFKEHSYFNVPEANIHFFKQEHFPPLTKDGSLMLTAEQNIMLTPNGNGGIFSSLKNSGMLAEMEANGVKHVFMNNVDNVVVKVLDPALVGLHVTENNDITSKSITPKSGESVGRLAVLNGDKGVVEYTELPDGSEDKFTNANIGIHMYSTDFLNKAADGEMPYHLALKKLEHLDLNLSAVKEEVLKFEKFYFDAFKYADKHNTLQVDRKGEFSPLKNKVGNDSIETAAKDLAEEGLI; encoded by the coding sequence ATGATTGAAAAATGGATTCCGCAATACTCAAAACTTGAAAAAGACAAACAGAATGAAGTAAAAGAGCAGTTTGACGCACTTGATATTAAGGCAATCGAACGTGTTTACGACGAAACATATGTCAATAAAACAGAAGTGGATTTATCTTCTGTGGAAGAGGTCCCGTATGTACTTAAGTCAGATCTTGATATCGACGCGTTAAGTGAATCGGCAGAATCGGCAGTTCATAACGGCGAAGTTGCGGTTGTACTGATGGCCGGCGGTCAGGGTACAAGACTCGAGCACCCGGGCCCGAAAGGCACATTCTCGTTTGACGGGGTGTCACTGTTTGAGCTGCAGGCAAGACAGATTCTTAAATATCAGACAGACTCCGGCGAACTGAAAGTTCACTGGTACATTATGACGAGTGATATTAACCATGAAGAAACGCTTCAATTCTTTAAAGAGCACAGCTACTTTAATGTCCCTGAAGCAAACATTCACTTCTTCAAACAGGAACACTTTCCGCCTTTAACTAAAGACGGCAGCCTGATGCTGACTGCAGAGCAGAATATTATGCTGACGCCTAACGGCAACGGCGGAATTTTCAGTTCGTTAAAAAACAGCGGCATGCTTGCTGAAATGGAAGCGAACGGCGTGAAGCACGTATTTATGAATAATGTCGACAACGTTGTCGTTAAAGTACTGGACCCGGCACTTGTCGGTCTTCACGTGACGGAAAACAACGATATTACTTCGAAATCAATTACACCGAAATCAGGTGAATCAGTAGGGCGCCTAGCTGTACTGAACGGAGATAAGGGTGTAGTTGAATATACGGAACTTCCTGACGGCAGTGAAGATAAGTTTACGAATGCCAACATCGGAATCCATATGTACTCGACAGACTTTTTAAATAAAGCAGCTGACGGGGAAATGCCTTATCATCTCGCTCTGAAAAAACTTGAGCATCTTGATCTCAATTTATCAGCAGTTAAAGAAGAAGTACTGAAGTTTGAGAAATTTTATTTCGATGCATTTAAATATGCGGATAAACACAATACACTTCAGGTGGACAGAAAAGGTGAATTCTCACCGCTTAAAAATAAAGTGGGGAACGACAGCATTGAAACTGCCGCGAAAGATTTAGCAGAAGAAGGATTGATTTAA